From Synechococcus sp. A10-1-5-1, a single genomic window includes:
- a CDS encoding lysozyme inhibitor LprI family protein: MARRLSLSLALLAAASLAAGTAQAQSQPCANANSTVEMSLCIAKVLEQKDRELAVAMQKVASDASEMPGGQFPTLWKDNLTGFFKTSADPEDQLAAFQQARRNACVYMNSIAFQGTGFGIFVSNCEIRMTDALMESLN; encoded by the coding sequence TTAAGCCTGAGCCTGGCTCTGCTCGCCGCGGCGTCCCTGGCCGCGGGGACGGCCCAGGCCCAGAGCCAACCCTGCGCGAACGCCAACAGCACCGTGGAGATGTCGCTCTGCATCGCCAAGGTGCTTGAGCAGAAAGACCGTGAGCTCGCGGTGGCCATGCAGAAGGTCGCGAGCGACGCCAGTGAGATGCCTGGCGGTCAGTTCCCCACCCTCTGGAAGGACAACCTGACCGGCTTTTTTAAGACCAGTGCTGATCCCGAGGACCAGCTCGCGGCCTTTCAGCAGGCGCGACGCAATGCCTGTGTCTACATGAACTCCATTGCCTTCCAAGGCACGGGTTTTGGCATCTTCGTCAGCAACTGCGAGATCCGCATGACCGATGCCTTGATGGAGTCGCTGAACTAA
- a CDS encoding MlaD family protein, with product MTTPSPPTRSHEKLLFLGSGLLLLGAVLVGLAREQHWGQRFLNLRLVAANANGIKPGQEVQISGMQVGQVRSLEMLPNAKVQVKFQIAEKFAPLVGPRSTASQGQQGLVGEHFLVVSPDPQPWPVSLEKHGMRDTTLPYEQPPAISSLMVDLHQTQKALQATLNNTTKLTAKDVPDTLAEVRKAVSGMHDLSLTIHEETKATAPSLRDTLRQVTATGASAKATSDQANQVLAETRPLVLSTLKELQELSTISSKLLQLLLGMNGLEEEPKSR from the coding sequence ATGACAACCCCCAGTCCGCCAACTCGCAGCCACGAGAAACTGCTCTTTCTCGGCTCCGGATTGCTGTTGCTTGGAGCCGTTCTCGTTGGATTGGCGCGCGAGCAGCACTGGGGTCAGCGCTTTTTGAATCTGCGACTGGTGGCGGCCAATGCCAATGGCATCAAGCCTGGCCAGGAGGTTCAGATCTCAGGAATGCAGGTGGGACAGGTGCGCTCGCTGGAAATGCTCCCCAACGCCAAGGTGCAGGTCAAATTTCAAATCGCCGAAAAATTTGCGCCGTTGGTGGGGCCCCGCAGCACAGCAAGCCAAGGACAGCAGGGATTGGTTGGAGAGCACTTCCTGGTGGTCAGCCCAGACCCGCAGCCTTGGCCGGTGAGCCTGGAGAAGCATGGGATGCGCGACACGACGCTGCCCTATGAGCAACCGCCGGCCATCAGCAGCCTGATGGTGGATCTCCATCAAACCCAGAAGGCCCTGCAGGCCACCTTGAACAACACCACCAAACTCACGGCCAAGGATGTTCCCGACACACTCGCCGAGGTCCGCAAGGCCGTATCAGGCATGCACGATCTGAGCCTCACCATTCACGAGGAGACCAAAGCAACAGCACCCTCACTGCGCGACACCTTGAGACAGGTCACTGCCACCGGAGCAAGCGCCAAGGCGACATCCGATCAGGCCAATCAGGTGCTCGCAGAAACACGCCCACTCGTGCTGAGCACCCTGAAGGAATTGCAGGAGCTCAGCACAATCAGCAGCAAGCTGCTGCAGCTGTTGTTGGGAATGAATGGTCTAGAGGAGGAACCGAAGAGCCGTTAG